From Apium graveolens cultivar Ventura chromosome 9, ASM990537v1, whole genome shotgun sequence, the proteins below share one genomic window:
- the LOC141683959 gene encoding ABC transporter E family member 2-like produces MTSKGVQVRVRSSIRFKPPPRVERDENEFCRRWGKLCHGCCSCQADPMRPKHLDENTVVHRYNPGNYKLYGLPVPKLNQVLGLVGPSVIGKSVVFDIFSRKVTPNLGCPENPPTWEEIFEYFKDTNDNMYNYFTRIVQDQVKVCVTQDTEFFARRGLQGIVGELLDRKDETGMKAEICSELGLNQILERNLVHLSSGEFQRFSIGLIAVQKAGVYIFEQPSNFLDVKQRHKAAQVIRSLSRPDSYVMVADNDLSVLGYVSDYICCLYGLRGAYGVVSLPLSVREGINVFLNGFVQIRNSEESPASEVKKASKVHAEELIPLARYKYPSKSITRGNFKLKVNEGEFTANQIIVLLGENGTGKSTFIRMLASFSMPDTVGDSAIQMPKFCVSYKAQEIKPQFPFTVRDLLNQKIFDACQDPEFMLYVLEPLEIIDLMNRRVIDLVRGQVQRLALCLCLGKPADLYLIDEASAYLSAEQNVIASKVIKGFIRRTKKTAVVVDHDFMVATYLADRVIVFEGSPSIHCTANSPRGLLAGMNLFLSHLDISCRKDSTTSQPVFNKSNSACDMEQKSAGHYYLED; encoded by the exons ATGACATCGAAAG GTGTGCAAGTTCGGGTCAGAAGTAGCATAAGGTTTAAACCACCTCCTCGTGTTGAAAGAGACG AGAACGAGTTTTGTCGTCGATGGGGAAAATTGTGTCACGGG TGTTGCTCTTGTCAAGCAGATCCCATGCGTCCCAAACATTTGGACGAAAACACCGTAGTTCACCGTTATAATCCTGGAAACTACAAATTATATGG GCTACCAGTTCCAAAGCTTAATCAAGTTCTTGGTTTGGTTGGCCCATCTGTCATTGGCAAGTCGGTGGTCTTTGATATTTTTTCCAGGAAAGTAACACCCAACCTTGGATGTCCTGAA AATCCTCCTACTTGGGAAGAAATTTTCGAGTACTTCAAGGACACTAACGACAACATGTATAACTACTTCACACGCATAGTGCAGGACCAAGTGAAG GTATGTGTTACGCAAGATACTGAATTTTTTGCTCGAAGAGGTCTTCAAGGAATTGTTGGGGAATTGCTGGACAGAAAAGATGAGACAGGCATGAAAGCAGAAATTTGTTCTGAGCTTGGGTTAAATCAGATTTTAGAACGTAATCTGGTACACTTGTCTTCTGGGGAGTTTCAGAGGTTTTCTATTGGTTTAATCGCCGTACAGAAAGCTGGAGTGTACATCTTTGAACAGCCCTCTAATTTTCTTGATGTTAAACAGAGGCATAAGGCTGCTCAAGTTATTCGATCTCTTAGCAGGCCAGACAG cTACGTGATGGTTGCCGATAATGACTTGAGTGTTCTGGGTTATGTGTCGGACTATATCTGCTGCCTATATGGACTACGTGGTGCCTACGGAGTTGTAAGTCTTCCATTATCTGTCAGAGAAGGTATCAACGTGTTTTTAAATGGTTTTGTGCAGATCCGAAATTCTGAGGAGTCACCTGCTTCTGAG GTCAAAAAGGCTTCGAAGGTACATGCTGAGGAACTGATACCATTAGCACGATATAAATATCCTAGCAAGAGTATAACGCGGGGTAATTTCAAGCTTAAGGTGAACGAGGGCGAATTTACCGCTAATCAAATCATTGTACTACTGGGTGAGAATGGGACTGGAAAATCAACTTTTATCAGAATGCTG GCTAGTTTCTCGATGCCTGACACAGTCGGAGACTCCGCCATCCAGATGCCCAAATTTTGTGTATCTTACAAGGCCCAGGAAATTAAACCACAGTTTCCTTTTACGGTCCGCGATTTGCTAAATCAGAAAATTTTTGATGCCTGTCAAGATCCCGAGTTTATGTTGTACGTGTTGGAACCTCTCGAAATCATTGATTTGATGAATAGAAGAGTTATTGACCTCGTTCGAGGACAGGTGCAAAGACTGGCACTATGCCTGTGCCTAGGGAAG CCTGCAGATTTATATTTGATTGATGAAGCAAGTGCGTATCTGTCTGCTGAACAAAATGTTATTGCATCTAAAGTCATAAAAGGGTTTATACGCCGTACCAAAAAAACTGCGGTAGTGGTGGATCATGACTTCATGGTGGCAACATATCTTGCTGATAGGGTCATAGTTTTTGAGGGGAGTCCATCAATTCATTGTACTGCAAATTCTCCTCGTGGATTGTTGGCTGGAATGAATCTTTTCTTATCC CACTTGGACATCTCATGTAGGAAAGACTCGACCACTTCTCAGCCAGTATTTAACAAGTCGAACTCTGCTTGTGACATGGAGCAGAAATCTGCTGGACATTATTACCTGGAAGATTAA
- the LOC141687484 gene encoding RNA-binding NOB1-like protein encodes MATPNWSNIVKQPPKPPSNQPLNGHVITSGGAGIVAGSCKSTIGLAVAVVDANAIIQGGEKLNHMADKFVSVAEVIDEVRDPRARHSLNMLPFDVNTMEPSGDSLKKVINFARATGDLQTLSDVDLKLIALTYTLEAQIHGTKHIRDSPPPMHTVNVKRLPEKDLPGWGSNVPNLEEWEALEHAAGDGNGPESRILPLKDLNMNVIPSEDNHSMDDGSVGNAVEPHSENQEGFDGGFTKPRKYFPKKKEVNIEGKMVADGVDASQGAVDSNADDWLPAVSRSTHRRFLRRKARRETYEASIEKEIQKDAANTMDSDKHDSTSCQNLVADKSLGEVQVENGTESSTVTDGDLSTILTQMRLEEDLSELHKNPQGPEEGVEVENIAEDGVEDENIAEEGVEDENISEEGVEDESVEGSENFNFSSQAGESATLSFVDDNSSEQSWMLRSLSESSVACITGDYAMQNVILQMGLRLVAPGGMQIRELHRWILKCHACYKVTTEIGRIFCPKCGNGGTLRKVAVTVGENGIIVAARQPRVSLRGTKFSLPMPQGGRDAITKNPVLREDQLPHKFLYPKTKKKNKDEDDIFASNHIFLHHTDKKAPLQPPVRKALAVFSGKRNPNDNHYSRAKH; translated from the exons ATGGCGACACCAAACTGGAGCAACATCGTCAAACAACCGCCCAAGCCGCCGTCAAATCAACCGTTAAATGGACACGTCATCACTTCCGGCGGCGCCGGAATTGTCGCCGGAAGCTGTAAGTCGACGATAGGTCTCGCCGTGGCTGTAGTGGACGCTAATGCGATCATACAAGGCGGAGAGAAGCTGAATCACATGGCGGATAAGTTCGTTTCTGTTGCGGAAGTTATCGATGAGGTTCGAGATCCGAGAGCTCGCCATAGCCTTAATATGTTGCCGTTTGATGTTAATACTATGGAGCCTTCCGGAGATTCTCTCAAAAAAG TTATCAATTTTGCAAGGGCAACTGGTGATCTGCAGACGCTGTCAGATGTTGATCTGAAACTCATTGCTTTAACTTACACGTTGGAAGCTCAGATCCATGGAACAAAACATATTAGGGACAGCCCTCCTCCTATGCACACAGTTAACGTGAAGAGGCTACCAGAAAAGGACTTGCCTGGCTGGGGCTCCAATGTTCCTAATCTGGAAGAGTGGGAAGCACTAGAACATGCAGCTGGGGATGGAAATGGCCCCGAATCGAGAATACTCCCGCTGAAAGATTTGAATATGAATGTTATACCTTCAGAGGATAATCATAGTATGGACGATGGTTCAGTTGGAAATGCAGTTGAACCTCATTCGGAAAACCAAGAGGGCTTTGATGGTGGTTTTACTAAACCTAGGAAATATTTTCCCAAGAAAAAAGAGGTTAATATTGAAGGAAAGATGGTGGCCGATGGAGTAGATGCTTCTCAGGGAGCAGTTGATAGTAATGCTGATGACTGGCTTCCCGCTGTAAGTAGAAGTACTCACAGAAGATTTCTCAGAAGAAAGGCTAGACGTGAAACATACGAAGCATCAATAGAAAAAGAGATCCAAAAAGATGCAGCTAATACCATGGATAGTGATAAACATGACAGTACTAGCTGCCAGAACTTGGTGGCTGACAAGTCTCTAGGTGAAGTGCAGGTTGAAAATGGAACAGAGAGCAGTACTGTTACAGATGGAGATCTTTCTACAATTCTAACACAGATGAGGCTGGAAGAAGATTTGTCGGAGTTACACAAGAACCCCCAAGGACCTGAGGAAGGAGTTGAAGTTGAAAATATTGCCGAGGACGGAGTTGAAGATGAAAATATTGCCGAGGAAGGAGTTGAAGATGAAAATATTTCTGAGGAAGGAGTTGAAGATGAATCTGTTGAAGGGTCAGAGAATTTTAATTTCTCTAGCCAAGCCGGTGAAAGTGCTACCTTATCATTTGTTGATGACAATAGTAGCGAACAGAGTTGGATGTTAAGATCTCTATCTGAGTCTAGTGTAGCTTGTATAACCGGTGACTATGCGATGCAAAATGTTATTCTACAGATGGGTTTACGCTTGGTAGCTCCAGGAGGAATGCAGATACGTGAGCTACACAG ATGGATTTTAAAATGCCATGCATGCTACAAGGTGACTACAGAAATTGGTAGAATCTTTTGTCCCAAGTGCGGAAATGGTGGGACATTGCGCAAGGTAGCTGTTACAGTTGGTGAAAATGGCATTATTGTTGCAGCTCGACAACCACGTGTTTCCTTGCGTGGTACAAAA TTTTCCCTGCCTATGCCCCAAGGTGGGAGGGATGCAATTACAAAGAACCCTGTTTTACGAGAAGATCAACTcccacacaaatttctttacccGAAGACGAAAAAGAAGAATAAAGAT GAAGACGACATTTTTGCTTCAAATCACATCTTTCTCCACCATACTGATAAGAAAGCTCCGCTGCAGCCTCCTGTAAGAAAAGCGTTGGCAGTGTTCAGCGGAAAGAGGAATCCTAATGATAATCACTATTCACGTGCGAAGCATTAG
- the LOC141687483 gene encoding putative LRR receptor-like serine/threonine-protein kinase At1g63430, which produces MSSLWVVLGIFLAACDAFPEHEVDALTAFKEAIFDDPILALSSWNSMDANPCNWSGISCSITSDHVIKLNLSGSSLKGFIAPEIYHLSSLQEMVLHGNKFIGIIPKEIGLLKDLRVLDLGANQLSGPIPPEIGNLSSIIKLNLQSNGLSGRLPSELGNLKDLEELRLDRNKLQGTVPGNNGSRVSSNMHGMYVSSGNPAGLCRSSQFKVADFSYNFLVGSVPKCLQYLPNSSFQGNCLLDRDPKQRPMHQCGSTPPPPPKSHSGVQSKHRPREETSNHHDDSKPSWVKAVEIVTGVLFGSLFLVALAVGLRRCKNKSSIIIPWKKSTTYRDHTTMYLETGLLNDVAKYSRQDLEVACEDFSNIIGSSSDSIVYKGIIKGGPEIAVISLCIKEELWTGYLELYFQKEVADLARLDHENAGKLLGYCKESSPFTRMLVFEYASNGTLYEHLHYGEGCQLSWTRRMNIVIGIAKGLKYLHTEIEPPFTISELNSNSVYLTDTFSPKLVDFESWKTIISRSEKNSGAISCEGAVCVLPSTLDSRHLDVQGNIYAFGVLLLELISGRPSFCKEKGCLVDWAKEYLDLPEVMSKVVDPELKHFREDDLKVICEVASLCIKPNPLVQLTMQELCTVLESRIDTSVSSEIKASSLAWAELALSP; this is translated from the exons ATGAGTTCTTTATGGGTGGTTCTTGGGATTTTTCTTGCTGCTTGTGATGCATTTCCTGAGCATGAAG TTGATGCTCTGACTGCCTTTAAGGAAGCTATATTTGATGATCCTATTCTGGCTTTGTCAAGTTGGAATTCTATGGATGCAAATCCCTGCAACTGGTCTGGCATTTCGTGTTCGATTACTAGTGATCATGTGATAAAGCT TAACCTGTCTGGTTCATCTTTAAAGGGATTTATAGCGCCAGAAATTTATCATCTATCCTCCTTGCAAGAAAT GGTTTTACATGGAAATAAATTCATTGGAATAATACCCAAAGAAATTGGCTTGTTGAAAGACCTCAGGGTGTTGGATTTAGGGGCGAACCAATTATCTGGACCAATCCCTCCTGAGATAGGAAACTTGAGCAGTATTATTAAACT AAACCTTCAGTCCAATGGGTTGAGTGGAAGGTTGCCTTCAGAGCTTGGCAATTTAAAGGACCTTGAGGAACTTAGGCTGGATAGGAACAAACTCCAAGGAACTGTTCCTGGTAATAATGGTTCGCGAGTTTCATCGAACATGCATGGAAT GTATGTCTCAAGTGGGAATCCTGCAGGTCTGTGTCGCTCTTCTCAGTTTAAAGTTGCAGATTTCTCATACAACTTCCTTGTTGGTAGCGTGCCAAAGTGCTTGCAATATCTTCCAAA CTCCAGCTTTCAAGGGAACTGCCTCCTAGACAGAGACCCCAAACAGCGCCCTATGCATCAATGTG GCAGTACTCCTCCCCCTCCTCCTAAAAGCCATTCAGGGGTCCAGAGTAAACACCGGCCGCGTGAAGAAACATCCAATCATCATGATGATTCAAAGCCTTCTTGGGTTAAAGCTGTTGAAATAGTTACAGGTGTATTGTTCGGTTCTCTATTTCTTGTGGCTCTCGCCGTGGGTCTAAGAAGATGCAAAAATAAGTCTTCCATCATAATACCCTGGAAAAAATCAACTACTTACAGGGACCATACGACAATGTACTTAG AAACTGGCCTTTTAAACGATGTAGCAAAGTACAGCAGACAAGACCTTGAAGTAGCCTGTGAAGATTTTAGCAACATAATTGGGTCCTCCTCCGATAGTATTGTCTACAAAGGCATCATTAAAGGTGGTCCTGAGATTGCTGTTATATCTCTTTGCATCAAAGAAGAGCTCTGGACAGGTTATCTTGAGCTTTATTTTCAGAAAGAG GTGGCAGATTTGGCAAGATTAGATCACGAGAATGCAGGAAAACTGCTAGGCTATTGTAAAGAGAGCTCTCCATTTACGAGGATGCTGGTTTTTGAATATGCATCAAATGGAACGTTGTATGAGCACCTACATT ATGGCGAAGGATGTCAGCTAAGTTGGACAAGGCGTATGAATATTGTTATAGGCATTGCCAAGGGACTCAAATATCTTCACACAGAAATTGAACCACCTTTCACTATATCTGAGTTGAACTCCAATTCTGTTTATCTTACAGATACTTTTTCTCCAAAG CTAGTTGATTTTGAGAGTTGGAAAACAATAATTTCAAGATCAGAGAAAAATTCTGGTGCAATTAGCTGTGAAGGTGCTGTTTGTGTTCTTCCAAGTACCCTCGACAGTCGCCATCTAGATGTCCAGGGTAATATTTATGCATTTGGAGTACTACTTCTGGAGCTGATTAGTGGAAGACCTTCATTCTGCAAAGAAAAAGGATGTCTAGTAGACTGG GCTAAAGAATATCTTGATCTGCCAGAAGTAATGTCTAAAGTGGTGGATCCAGAGTTGAAACATTTCCGAGAAGATGACCTTAAAGTGATATGTGAAGTGGCTAGTCTATGCATTAAACCAAATCCACTGGTACAACTAACAATGCAGGAATTATGCACCGTTTTAGAAAGCAGAATCGACACTTCAGTTTCTTCTGAGATTAAGGCCTCGTCTTTGGCATGGGCAGAACTTGCGCTTTCTCCATGA
- the LOC141686561 gene encoding phosphate transporter PHO1 homolog 7-like, translating to MYLVARYLIPHESADECTIGGYRVPRGTMLLVAGCILDNPGRHQYMVTLFPLYSLFAFIVLHMLMYAGNIYFWRRYRVNYPFIFCFNPITALGFREVLLLSLGLAVLALGSVLANLDMELDPKTGDYQEFTELLPLFLVVLVIAILICPFNIIYRPSRFFFLTCLFHVIGAPLYKVVLPDFILADQFTSQVQAFRSFEFYICYYFSGNYKLRDNSCSKNDVFKTFSFIVATIPYTWRLLQYVKDVHDLIHFGTSGNVAGFICEAIQGVGGIVELAPGYLFVVHSTIKKVGGLFISDEV from the exons ATGTATCTAGTAGCCCGATATCTTATACCCCACGAGTCAGCAGATGAATGTACAATTGGTGGATATAGAGTTCCCCGTGGAACAATGTTGCTGGTTGCTGGTTGTATTTTAGACAATCCAGGCAGACATCAGTACATGGTAACATTGTTTCCCCTCTATAG TTTGTTCGCCTTCATCGTACTACACATGCTTATGTATGCTGGAAATATATACTTTTGGAGGCGATATAGAGTGAATTATCCCTTTATTTTTTGCTTCAATCCAATTACTGCACTAGGTTTCAGAGAAGTTCTACTACTGAGTTTAGGCCTCGCGGTCTTGGCTTTAGGCAGTGTGCTAGCTAATCTTGATATGGAACTGGACCCTAAAACAGGGGATTATCAAGAATTTACTGAGCTACTTCCTCTTTTTTTAGTTGT ACTTGTAATTGCGATTCTCATCTGTCCATTCAACATTATATATCGTCCTAGCCGCTTCTTCTTTCTCACATGCCTGTTTCATGTTATCGGTGCTCCTCTATACAAG GTTGTACTTCCAGATTTTATACTGGCAGATCAATTTACTAGTCAG GTCCAAGCTTTCAGAAGCTTCGAGTTTTATATCTGTTACTATTTCTCTGGCAACTACAAACTTAGAGATAACAGTTGCAGTAAAAATGACGTTTTCAAGACTTTCAGTTTCATCGTTGCTACGATTCCTTACACATGGCGCCTTCTGCAG TATGTTAAAGACGTTCATGATCTCATTCATTTTGGTACTTCAGGCAATGTTGCTGGTTTTATTTGTGAAGCAATTCAG GGAGTTGGTGGTATTGTTGAATTGGCTCCAGGTTACCTGTTTGTTGTACATAGCACCATCAAGAAAGTAGGAGGCCTTTTTATATCTGATGAAGTTTAG